The segment AACGCGTACAGGGCCGCGAGCAGCAGGGTCACGGCGATCGCGAGCGGCGCGGAGAACCCGAAGGTCATCACCGAGATCGCGAAGCCGTACGCGCCGATCGCCACGAACCCGGCCTGACCGAAGTTGAGCAGCCCGGTGAATCCGAAGTGCACATTCAGGCCGATGGCCGCCAGGGCGTACGCCGCGGTGGTGGGTGTGATGATCTCGCGGAGCGAGTTCCAGAGGATGTCCATGTCCCTTAACCGATCCGCTCACGGCGACCGAAGATGCCCTGCGGCCGCACCAGCAGGACGATGACCAGGACGGCCAGACCACCGACGTACTTCATGTCGGCCGGGATCCAGAGCACCAGGATCTCGGTGCAGACACCGACGACGATCGAGCCGACCAGGGTGCCGAACGCGGTGCCGAGACCGCCCAGGATGACCCCGGCGAACATCAGCAGCAGCAGGTTGAAGCCCATGTCGAAGGAGACCTGGTTGAAGACGCCGAGCAGGACGCCGGAGAGCGCGGCCAGGGCGCCGGATAGCGTCCAGACGATCCGGGTGATCCGGTCGACGTCGACGCCGCTGGTGGCGGCGAGCGCGGTGTTGTTCGAGATGGCGCGGGTGGCCTTGCCGATCCGGCCGTACTTGAGCCAGACACCGATGGCGACCAGGACCACGATGCTGATGCCCATGCTGGCGTAGCTGGTGGCCGGCAGCACGACGGGTCCGATGGTGACGGTGCCCCAGCTCTCGGTCGTCATGCCGCGGGCCGCGTTGCCGAAGAAGAACTGGAAGAGGCTGCGGATCGCCATGCTGATACCGATGCTGGCGATCATCAGGGTGACCAGCGAGACGCCCTTGCGGCGCAGCGGGCGCCACAGCGTGACGTCCTGGGCATAGCCGAACGCGGCGCCCAGCACAGTGGCGACGGCCGCGGCAGCCAGCAGCGGCAGCCCGGCGAGGTGCGCGAAGACGAAGCCCATCAGCCCGCCGAAGGTGACGCTCTCGCCGTGCGCGAAGTTGGTGAACCGGGAGGTGCCGAAGACCAGCGACAGACCGATCGCGGCGATCGCGATGAGCAGGCCCAGGTTGAAGCCGGAGACCGCACGCTGGGCGAACCGGTCGGCGAAGCTCGCGACCTGCTGGGTGCTCTCGGTGGTGGAGACCACGACGTTCAGCACCGGCAGCGTGGTCGGTGAGTCGACCAGCTCCTTCTCGACCTCGTAGAAGTCGCCGGCGAAGTGGCCGGTCGCCGCCTTGGTGTCGATCGCGATCGTGTACTCGCCCGGGCCGGGAACGGGGATGACTTCCCAGCGGCCCTTCTCGTCGGTGGTGTCGGTGCCGACGACTGTGTCGCCGTCGCGGACCTCCACGGCGGCGCCGCTGACCGGCTTCTTCTCGCCGTCACGCAGCAGGCCCCGGAAGCCCCACTCGTCCGCTTGCTTCTCAGCCAGGGGGGCCGCGGCCGCCGGACCGGCGGTGACGGCGAGGCCCGGTGCGAACAAGGCGCACGCGAGGGCCAGGACCGCCAGCAGCCGCACCCAGGGCCGGGTGGCTTTGGTGCGAATCACTGGTTTTTCCTTGTCGGTAGCGGGTGGCCCCGGCAACGTCGCCGGGGCCACCGATGAGCTGGTTACTTCGCGACCGCGTACGTGCCGTCGGTGCCGTAGACGTAGAGCTGGTACTCCGTCTCGGTGACGTCGTTGTTGTCGGCGAACTTCAGCCCACCGCTGAGACCGTCGTAGTCGATGGCCTTGCCCTGGCCGAGCAGGTCGGCGCACTCCTTGAAGGTCTTGCACTTCGTGGCGCCGGCTGCGCCTCCCGAGACCTCGGCCAGCTTGGCCGCGATCGCCTTGCCGTCCGGGGACTTCGCCGCCGCGGCGGCGAGCGCGGAGACAACCACGGCGTCGTACGTGGAACCCGCGTACGCGAACGACTTGAGGTTGGCGTTCTTCGCGAGCAGCTTCTTCTCGAACTCGGCCTCGACCGCCGGGTCCGGGCCGGCCAGGAAGCCGCGCAGGCCCTTGAGCAGCTCCGGCTTGATCGTGTACTTGCCCAGCGTCGAGTTGGACAGATAGAGGTTCTTGTCGGTGAACTTGTGCGTGCCGACCAGCGACTCGATCATGCTGCCCGAGTACGAGGCGTAGGAGAGCAGGACGATCGACTCCGGCTTGGCGGCCACGACCGCGTCGATCTGCGCGCTGTAGTCGGTGTCGGTGGTGTTGAACTGCTGCTGCGCCACGACCTCGACGCCGGCCGCCTCGAAGGACTGCACCATCGACTCCTGGAACGCCTGACCCCACGCGTCGTTCTGCGCGATGATCGCGGCCGAGGCGTGCCCGTCCTGGACGACCAGGTCGGCGAGCTTGGCGGCCTCGAGGGCGTCGGTCGGCGCGGTCCGGAAGTACAGCGGGTTGATGCCGGTCAGGCTCGACGAGGTGTTCGAGCCGGAGACCTGCACCGCGCCGGACTCGGTGATCTTGCCGACGATGGCGCCGCTCATGCCCGAGCCGTACGCGCCGATCACGACGTTGGAACCCCAGGTGACCAGGCTGTCCACGGCCTGGCTGGCGGTGTCGTTGTTGTCGGTCGAGTCGACCTGCTTGGCCTCGACCTTGCTGCCGAGGACCCCGCCGGCCGCGTTGATGTCCTCGATCGCCACGTCCACCGCGCTGACCAGGGCCTCACCGGCGCCGGCGTAGGCGGTGTGCGGCAGGATCGCGCCGATCTTCAGCGGGCCGCCGGAGGGCGCCGCCGAATCCGTGGTCTCCGGGGTGTCGCTGCTGGATGAGCATGCCGCCAGGGAGAGCGCGAGCGCGCCCGCTATGAGTGCACGACTGATCGCCGTCATGGTGCCACTTCCTTATCGCCGGGAGGTACTCCGCCATGCACGGCGGAGCGGATGCCGATCGGTGTACCGAAGTCTCGCCGATCTTGTATGCGTGTTTGTATACAGAGACGATTACAAGAAAGTAACGAACGGCGGGGCGAGCGTCAGACGGCCTGGATCAGGATCGACTGGGTGCGGCCGATGTGGGCGCGGACCAGCGCTTCGACGGCCGCGCCGTCCCGTGCGCGCAGGGCGTCGATCATCTGCCGGTGTTCGGCGTTGACCTCGGCGGCGTCCTTGGCCGACATCAGCCAGGTGGCGCTCAGCGACCAGTGGCTGATGTTGGTGCGCTGGGCGAACTGGATCAGCAGCGGATTGCCGCAGGCCGCGGTGATCAGGCCGTGGAACTGCCGGTTCAGCCGGTTCAGGTCCTTGACGGTGGCGCCGGGACGGTCGATGGCGTCGGCGATGCCGGCCAGCTGGTCCAGGTCGGCGGCGGTGATGTGGTCGGCTGCCAGGCGCGCGGCGGCGCTCTCGACCGCGGCACGGGCCTCGACGATGCGCAGGGCCTCCTCCGGCGAGTGGTCCCGGACCACCCAACCACGGACCCGCGCGACCAGGCCCTCCTGGGCCAGGCGGAGCAGGGCTTCGCGTACGGGTGTGCGGCTCACTTCGAGCTGGGCGGCGAGGTCCTCTTCGACGAGGCGGCGGTTGGGCGCGATGTCGCCGTCCAGGATCGCGTCGCGCAGCTGCTGGTACGCCTTGTCCGCGGCGAACTGGACCCCGTCCACGGCGGCGGGCTGCAAGCTCTTGGGGAGTACCACGGCGCGGTCCTTCACGTGTCACGGTGCGGCGATGTGCACCGAAGTGTAGGTGGCCCGCCCCGAATTCCGATCATGCGATCGCGGGTGGACGCGCGACGGCCCGGCCGGGTGAGCCGGCCGGGCCGTCGTTCGTGAGCGGGATCAGTCGTTCAGCGAGCAGGGGGCGAGGCCTTCGGCGTTGAGGTTCGGCTTGGCCGCGGCCCGGCCGATCGCCGTCTCCATCCGGTTGATCGCCGCGAACCGCTTGTCCTCCAGCGGGCCGAGGATCGCGTTCTGGATGAAGTTCGGGCCGCCCTGGCCGACGGTGTTGCGGATCCGGTTGTTCGCCTCCTGGATCTGCGTGTTCAGCAGGGCGAGGTTGCGGTCGATCTCGGCCTGCGCGGAGGCCGGGATCGCCACGGCGATGGTGACCGCCGGGCAGTTCACGGTCGGCAGGTTCGCCGCGACGTCGTCGGGGTCAGCCGTGGCGACGCCGGTCGGCTCGGGGGCCGCGTTGCCGCCGCCGTTCTGGTTGAGCGAGCAGGGGGCGAGGCCTTCGGCGTTGAGGTCCGGCTTGGCCGCGGCCCGGCCGATCGCCGTCTCCATCCGGTTGATCGTGGCGAACCGCTTGTCCTCCAGCGGCCCGAGGATCGCGTTCTGGATGAAGTTGGCGCCGCCCTGGCCGACGGTGTTGCGGATCCGGTTGTTCGCCTCC is part of the Actinoplanes sp. NBC_00393 genome and harbors:
- a CDS encoding GntR family transcriptional regulator; translation: MVLPKSLQPAAVDGVQFAADKAYQQLRDAILDGDIAPNRRLVEEDLAAQLEVSRTPVREALLRLAQEGLVARVRGWVVRDHSPEEALRIVEARAAVESAAARLAADHITAADLDQLAGIADAIDRPGATVKDLNRLNRQFHGLITAACGNPLLIQFAQRTNISHWSLSATWLMSAKDAAEVNAEHRQMIDALRARDGAAVEALVRAHIGRTQSILIQAV
- a CDS encoding ABC transporter substrate-binding protein, whose amino-acid sequence is MTAISRALIAGALALSLAACSSSSDTPETTDSAAPSGGPLKIGAILPHTAYAGAGEALVSAVDVAIEDINAAGGVLGSKVEAKQVDSTDNNDTASQAVDSLVTWGSNVVIGAYGSGMSGAIVGKITESGAVQVSGSNTSSSLTGINPLYFRTAPTDALEAAKLADLVVQDGHASAAIIAQNDAWGQAFQESMVQSFEAAGVEVVAQQQFNTTDTDYSAQIDAVVAAKPESIVLLSYASYSGSMIESLVGTHKFTDKNLYLSNSTLGKYTIKPELLKGLRGFLAGPDPAVEAEFEKKLLAKNANLKSFAYAGSTYDAVVVSALAAAAAKSPDGKAIAAKLAEVSGGAAGATKCKTFKECADLLGQGKAIDYDGLSGGLKFADNNDVTETEYQLYVYGTDGTYAVAK
- a CDS encoding branched-chain amino acid ABC transporter permease gives rise to the protein MIRTKATRPWVRLLAVLALACALFAPGLAVTAGPAAAAPLAEKQADEWGFRGLLRDGEKKPVSGAAVEVRDGDTVVGTDTTDEKGRWEVIPVPGPGEYTIAIDTKAATGHFAGDFYEVEKELVDSPTTLPVLNVVVSTTESTQQVASFADRFAQRAVSGFNLGLLIAIAAIGLSLVFGTSRFTNFAHGESVTFGGLMGFVFAHLAGLPLLAAAAVATVLGAAFGYAQDVTLWRPLRRKGVSLVTLMIASIGISMAIRSLFQFFFGNAARGMTTESWGTVTIGPVVLPATSYASMGISIVVLVAIGVWLKYGRIGKATRAISNNTALAATSGVDVDRITRIVWTLSGALAALSGVLLGVFNQVSFDMGFNLLLLMFAGVILGGLGTAFGTLVGSIVVGVCTEILVLWIPADMKYVGGLAVLVIVLLVRPQGIFGRRERIG